In Portunus trituberculatus isolate SZX2019 chromosome 44, ASM1759143v1, whole genome shotgun sequence, a single window of DNA contains:
- the LOC123518886 gene encoding retinol dehydrogenase 11-like isoform X1 → MTWTDFVEWLDQNKVVLIAVTCSVVGAGGCLVGLRAWLQGPMCKSKARLDGKTVVITGSNTGIGKETARDLSRRGARVVMLCRDLQKARTAAEEINRETGNAMVVHHLDLASLESVRNTAEILADTEQNIHILINNAGIMMCPRWETKDGFEMQLGTNHLGHFLLTMLLLDRLKASAPARIINVSSIAHTQGKMHWDDLHLTKDYNAKAAYCQSKLANVLFTRELAKKLKGTNVNAYSLHPGVVQTDLGRHIHQSVNGFIHWAFHFFGNFFFKTVKRGAQTTIYCAVEESLATQTGKYYSDCAEKQPHQLALCDDDARRLWDVSSELVGLGV, encoded by the exons ATGACGTGGACTGACTTCGTGGAATGGCTGGATCAGAACAAGGTTGTGCTTATCGCCGTGACCTGTTCCG TGGTGGGTGCCGGCGGGTGCCTGGTGGGGTTGCGGGCGTGGCTGCAGGGACCCATGTGCAAGAGCAAGGCGCGGCTAGATGGCAAGACAGTCGTCATCACCGGCAGCAACACAGGCATTGGCAAAGAGACAGCCCGGGATCTCTCGCGCAGAG GGGCGCGCGTGGTTATGCTGTGCCGGGATCTGCAGAAGGCGAGGACAGCTGCAGAGGAGATCAACAGAGAGACTGGCAACGCTATGGTCGTCCACCACCTCGACCTCGCCTCCCTCGAGTCCGTCCGAAACACTGCAGAGATCCTCGCAGACACTGAACAGAACATCCACATCCTCATCAACAACGCAG GTATCATGATGTGTCCGCGGTGGGAGACCAAGGACGGCTTTGAGATGCAGCTTGGTACAAACCACCTTGGTCACTTCCTGCTGACGATGCTGCTTCTCGATCGGCTCAAGGCATCAGCTCCTGCCAGGATAATTAATGTCTCCTCCATTGCCCACACCC AGGGCAAAATGCATTGGGACGACCTTCACCTCACCAAAGATTACAACGCCAAGGCTGCTTACTGCCAGAGCAAACTTGCCAACGTGCTATTCACTCGCGAGCTGGCTAAGAAACTGAAAG GCACCAACGTCAATGCCTACTCACTGCACCCCGGCGTGGTACAGACAGATCTGGGGCGACACATTCATCAGTCTGTTAATGGCTTCATCCACTGGGCCTTCCATTTCTTCGGGAACTTTTTCTTCAAGACAGTGAAGCGCGGCGCACAAACCACGATCTACTGCGCCGTGGAAGAGTCCCTCGCGACGCAAACAGGGAAGTACTACAG TGACTGTGCCGAAAAGCAGCCGCACCAGCTCGCCCTGTGTGACGATGACGCGCGGCGGTTGTGGGAcgtgagctctgaactcgtcgGTCTTGGCGTGTGA
- the LOC123518886 gene encoding retinol dehydrogenase 11-like isoform X3, with product MVGAGGCLVGLRAWLQGPMCKSKARLDGKTVVITGSNTGIGKETARDLSRRGARVVMLCRDLQKARTAAEEINRETGNAMVVHHLDLASLESVRNTAEILADTEQNIHILINNAGIMMCPRWETKDGFEMQLGTNHLGHFLLTMLLLDRLKASAPARIINVSSIAHTQGKMHWDDLHLTKDYNAKAAYCQSKLANVLFTRELAKKLKGTNVNAYSLHPGVVQTDLGRHIHQSVNGFIHWAFHFFGNFFFKTVKRGAQTTIYCAVEESLATQTGKYYSDCAEKQPHQLALCDDDARRLWDVSSELVGLGV from the exons A TGGTGGGTGCCGGCGGGTGCCTGGTGGGGTTGCGGGCGTGGCTGCAGGGACCCATGTGCAAGAGCAAGGCGCGGCTAGATGGCAAGACAGTCGTCATCACCGGCAGCAACACAGGCATTGGCAAAGAGACAGCCCGGGATCTCTCGCGCAGAG GGGCGCGCGTGGTTATGCTGTGCCGGGATCTGCAGAAGGCGAGGACAGCTGCAGAGGAGATCAACAGAGAGACTGGCAACGCTATGGTCGTCCACCACCTCGACCTCGCCTCCCTCGAGTCCGTCCGAAACACTGCAGAGATCCTCGCAGACACTGAACAGAACATCCACATCCTCATCAACAACGCAG GTATCATGATGTGTCCGCGGTGGGAGACCAAGGACGGCTTTGAGATGCAGCTTGGTACAAACCACCTTGGTCACTTCCTGCTGACGATGCTGCTTCTCGATCGGCTCAAGGCATCAGCTCCTGCCAGGATAATTAATGTCTCCTCCATTGCCCACACCC AGGGCAAAATGCATTGGGACGACCTTCACCTCACCAAAGATTACAACGCCAAGGCTGCTTACTGCCAGAGCAAACTTGCCAACGTGCTATTCACTCGCGAGCTGGCTAAGAAACTGAAAG GCACCAACGTCAATGCCTACTCACTGCACCCCGGCGTGGTACAGACAGATCTGGGGCGACACATTCATCAGTCTGTTAATGGCTTCATCCACTGGGCCTTCCATTTCTTCGGGAACTTTTTCTTCAAGACAGTGAAGCGCGGCGCACAAACCACGATCTACTGCGCCGTGGAAGAGTCCCTCGCGACGCAAACAGGGAAGTACTACAG TGACTGTGCCGAAAAGCAGCCGCACCAGCTCGCCCTGTGTGACGATGACGCGCGGCGGTTGTGGGAcgtgagctctgaactcgtcgGTCTTGGCGTGTGA